The following are from one region of the Amia ocellicauda isolate fAmiCal2 chromosome 1, fAmiCal2.hap1, whole genome shotgun sequence genome:
- the LOC136755744 gene encoding von Willebrand factor A domain-containing protein 5A isoform X1 produces MKHNPPQRHLTTEGQQGIHTQAAEPEEDPMLQLISLQRANGSWDLDQKLLSASVLGKTEKEIASKMPGEVPNNELWATVLALLWLYGFKLDSKDEWQFLSMKAVSWIKGHKGLSVTQCMQVGNTLLGCQVEPQTLGL; encoded by the exons atgaagcacaacccaccccagaggcatctcaccacggagggtcaacagggcatccacacccaag CAGCTGAGCCAGAAGAGGATCCCATGTTACAGCTGATCTCCCTTCAGAGAGCCAATGGATCCTGGGATCTTGACCAAaaacttctctcagcctcagtTTTGGGAAAAACGGAAAAGGAAATAGCCAGCAAAATGCCTGGAGAG GTACCAAACAACGAGCTGTGGGCCACAGTGCTGGCCCTGCTGTGGCTGTAtggattcaaactggattcCAAGGATGAATGGCAGTTTTTGTCCATGAAGGCAGTGTCCTGGATCAAAGGCCACAAAG GGCTCAGTGTGACTCAGTGTATGCAGGTTGGGAACACTCTGCTGGGCTGCCAGGTGGAGCCTCAGACCCTAGGGCTGTGA
- the LOC136755744 gene encoding von Willebrand factor A domain-containing protein 5A isoform X2: MKHNPPQRHLTTEGQQGIHTQAEPEEDPMLQLISLQRANGSWDLDQKLLSASVLGKTEKEIASKMPGEVPNNELWATVLALLWLYGFKLDSKDEWQFLSMKAVSWIKGHKGLSVTQCMQVGNTLLGCQVEPQTLGL, encoded by the exons atgaagcacaacccaccccagaggcatctcaccacggagggtcaacagggcatccacacccaag CTGAGCCAGAAGAGGATCCCATGTTACAGCTGATCTCCCTTCAGAGAGCCAATGGATCCTGGGATCTTGACCAAaaacttctctcagcctcagtTTTGGGAAAAACGGAAAAGGAAATAGCCAGCAAAATGCCTGGAGAG GTACCAAACAACGAGCTGTGGGCCACAGTGCTGGCCCTGCTGTGGCTGTAtggattcaaactggattcCAAGGATGAATGGCAGTTTTTGTCCATGAAGGCAGTGTCCTGGATCAAAGGCCACAAAG GGCTCAGTGTGACTCAGTGTATGCAGGTTGGGAACACTCTGCTGGGCTGCCAGGTGGAGCCTCAGACCCTAGGGCTGTGA